From a single Daphnia pulex isolate KAP4 chromosome 2, ASM2113471v1 genomic region:
- the LOC124188878 gene encoding STING ER exit protein-like has translation MPKVVSRSIVVSDTKDQEEQEEKPLQSYYCLCGQFTLILDSLLEKLPLRQRDGSRVIDGSKQVNKITCDPDEIIYIRREEGIEKQHRFCCKKCGLQLYYKHDPKSNVTFIIKGALVRSGEGQLRSMFNTLSVEGAQKQPQKTLVTKHTKNMGKFSSVTVSTIEDEEDEMEEREVADSYANNARIIEKQLVRKGGLKRKTDIPETETQKKLVRGTLIDK, from the exons ATGCCAAAGGTTGTTTCAAGAAGTATTGTTGTTTCAGACACCAAAGatcaagaagaacaagaagagaaaCCCCTCCAATCCTATTACTGCTTATGTGGCCAGTTTACATTAATTTTGG aTTCTCTCCTTGAAAAATTGCCACTGAGACAAAGGGATGGTTCACGTGTCATTGACGGTTCCAAACAAGTTAACAAGATAACCTGTGATCCTGATGAAATCATTTACATCAGACGTGAAGAAGGCATTGAAAAGCAGCATAGGTTTTGCTGCAAAAA GTGTGGCCTTCAACTTTACTACAAGCATGACCCAAAAAGCAatgtaacttttattataAAAGGTGCTTTAGTGAGATCAGGTGAAGGACAGCTAAGAAGCATGTTCAATACCTTAAGTGTAGAAGGTGCTCAGAAACAACCACAGAAGACCCTGGTCACAAAACACACCAAGAACATG GGTAAGTTTTCTTCTGTCACTGTGTCTACTattgaagatgaagaggacgAAATGGAAGAGAGGGAAGTGGCCGACTCGTACGCCAACAACGCACGAATTATTGAGAAACAGTTGGTTAGGAAAGGAGGCTTGAAACGCAAGACAGACATTCCTGAAActgaaacacaaaagaaacttgTTCGAGGTACATTAATCGATAAGTAA
- the LOC124188877 gene encoding nucleoside diphosphate-linked moiety X motif 17-like, translating into MSTPRIPRVPIYLKKSNQHILASFGECVVNFFGFADKGSGYVRLTQEKDGFIIHEVNSLDDPHAVLLKHASECPIHKMTDKALLTQECKDKGVGMGVAILLTSLDQCVLVTRRAPHMRTFPGVWVPPGGHVEPGETLLTAGLRELKEETGLELRDTSHHLLGLWESVYPHKLEFGDPQRQHIVIYLVLNSSLSSKELTEQIRLDPDETDAAMWLPYPFVEKLSTGNSVEDLPKYLSILQNVNGKNENYSVDTGPIVEAIAPPIDSTQLDIERLTWGTRFALQQWMKWNVNKKPNESKL; encoded by the exons ATGAGTACTCCCAGAATTCCCCGAGTGCCAATTTACCTTAAAAAATCCAACCAACATATTTTAGCAAGTTTTGGAGAATgcgttgtcaatttttttggatTCGCCGACAAAGGATCAGGATACGTTAGATTAACCCAGGAAAAAGATGGATTTATAATACATGAAGTGAATTCTTTGGATGATCCACATGCTGTACTTCTAAAGCATGCATCAGAATGCCCTATACACAAAATGACCGACAAAGCTTTACTTACCCAGGAGTGTAAAGATAAAGGGGTTGGAATGGGGGTGGCGATTTTACTAACTAGTTTGGATCAGTGTGTACTTGTCACTAGAAGAGCACCTCACATGCGAACTTTTCCTGGAGTTTGGGTACCACCAGGAGGTCATGTGGAACCTGGAGAAACATTACTGACTGCTGGACTAAGAGAATTAAAGGAGGAAACTGGACTGGAGCTCAGAGACACTTCTCACCATTTGCTAGGACTATGGGAATCTGTTTACCCTCACAAGTTGGAATTTGGGGATCCTCAGAGGCAGCATATTGTCATCTATTTGGTGTTAAATAGCAGTTTGTCATCTAAGGAGTTGACTGAACAAATTAGG TTGGACCCTGACGAAACAGATGCAGCCATGTGGCTTCCTTATCCttttgttgaaaaactttCTACAGGAAATTCTGTCGAAGATTTGCCTAAATATTTATCGATTCTGCAAAATGTGAATgggaagaatgaaaattattCAGTTGACACGGGCCCTATTGTGGAAGCCATTGCACCTCCTATAGATTCGACTCAATTAGACATAGAACGCCTGACATGGGGGACAAGATTCGCTTTGCAGCAGTGGATGAAATGGAATGTGAATAAAAAACCCAACGAGTCAAAATTGTAA
- the LOC124188873 gene encoding GDP-fucose protein O-fucosyltransferase 1-like isoform X1 yields MSLLTFLLPFLFAASIFANIDVDSNGYILYCPCMGRFGNQADHFLGSLAFAKALNRTLALPPWVEYRFGEPKSVQVPFLHYFELEPLSEFHRVISMEDFMENIAPKVWPLNERTCKGQGTDCNAKEGNPFGPFWDTFSVDFVQSEFYGPLNYDVHHQDMARKWNSRYPIQKSPVLAFTGAPASFPVQQENVGLHKYLKWSRRIVDRAVNFIRNVLPIGAFVGIHLRNGVDWTRACEHLEHSPNLFSAPQCLGYRNELGIASQEMCFPPHDLIAKQVKLAVKDYHAKSVFVSSDNDHLIPFLTKALKRMEVTVHKLANPEPHVDLAILGRANYFIGNCISSFTAFAKRERDVNGLPSGFWGFPPNRTGAAKQKHEEL; encoded by the exons atgtctCTCTTAACATTCTTGctgccatttctttttgctgcgtcaatatttgcaaatattgaTGTAGATTCAAATGGATATATATTATACTGTCCGTGCATGG GAAGGTTTGGTAATCAAGCTGACCATTTCCTTGGATCACTTGCATTTGCTAAGGCTCTAAATAGGACACTTGCTCTTCCCCCATGGGTGGAATATAGATTTGGGGAGCCAAAATCAGTTCAG gtTCCTTTCTTACATTATTTTGAACTGGAACCCCTCTCAGAGTTCCATCGGGTTATCTCAATGGAAGACTTCATGGAGAATATTGCTCCTAAAGTTTGGCCATTAAACGAAAGAACATGCAA AGGTCAAGGTACAGACTGTAATGCTAAGGAAGGAAACCCTTTTGGGCCTTTTTGGGACACTTTCAGTGTAGATTTTGTTCAATCTGAATTTTATGGTCCACTTAACTATGATGTCCATCATCAAGACATGGCCAGAAAATGGAACAGCAGATACCCTATTCAAAAATCACCAG TTCTTGCATTTACCGGGGCCCCTGCAAGTTTTCCAGTTCAGCAAGAAAACGTTGGACTGCATAAATACCTTAAATGGAGTCGGCGAATTGTCGACCGGGCAGTTAACTTTATCCGCAATGTACTTCCTATCGGAGCATTTGTTGGTATTCACTTGCGGAATGGCGTTGACTGG ACTAGAGCTTGCGAGCATTTGGAACATAGCCCCAACTTATTTTCTGCTCCTCAGTGTTTGGGTTACCGCAACGAGTTGGGAATTGCATCGCAAGAAATGTGCTTCCCTCCGCACGATTTAATAGCAAAACAAGTAAAACTTGCTGTGAAAGATTATCACGCAAAATCAGTGTTTGTGTCTTCCGACAACGACCATctcattccttttttgacCAAGGCTTTAAAACGAATGGAG GTTACTGTGCACAAATTAGCAAATCCTGAGCCGCATGTCGATCTGGCCATTTTGGGTCGCGCTAACTACTTCATTGGTAACTGCATTTCATCATTCACAGCTTTCGCCAAACGTGAGCGAGATGTGAATGGTTTGCCGTCTGGCTTTTGGGGATTTCCTCCGAATAGGACTGGAGCAGCCAAACAGAAGCATGAAGAATTATAA
- the LOC124188873 gene encoding GDP-fucose protein O-fucosyltransferase 1-like isoform X2, with protein sequence MSLLTFLLPFLFAASIFANIDVDSNGYILYCPCMGRFGNQADHFLGSLAFAKALNRTLALPPWVEYRFGEPKSVQVPFLHYFELEPLSEFHRVISMEDFMENIAPKVWPLNERTSFCYMARGQGTDCNAKEGNPFGPFWDTFSVDFVQSEFYGPLNYDVHHQDMARKWNSRYPIQKSPVLAFTGAPASFPVQQENVGLHKYLKWSRRIVDRAVNFIRNVLPIGAFVGIHLRNGVDWTRACEHLEHSPNLFSAPQCLGYRNELGIASQEMCFPPHDLIAKQVKLAVKDYHAKSVFVSSDNDHLIPFLTKALKRMEVTVHKLANPEPHVDLAILGRANYFIGNCISSFTAFAKRERDVNGLPSGFWGFPPNRTGAAKQKHEEL encoded by the exons atgtctCTCTTAACATTCTTGctgccatttctttttgctgcgtcaatatttgcaaatattgaTGTAGATTCAAATGGATATATATTATACTGTCCGTGCATGG GAAGGTTTGGTAATCAAGCTGACCATTTCCTTGGATCACTTGCATTTGCTAAGGCTCTAAATAGGACACTTGCTCTTCCCCCATGGGTGGAATATAGATTTGGGGAGCCAAAATCAGTTCAG gtTCCTTTCTTACATTATTTTGAACTGGAACCCCTCTCAGAGTTCCATCGGGTTATCTCAATGGAAGACTTCATGGAGAATATTGCTCCTAAAGTTTGGCCATTAAACGAAAGAACAT CTTTTTGTTACATGGCCAGAGGTCAAGGTACAGACTGTAATGCTAAGGAAGGAAACCCTTTTGGGCCTTTTTGGGACACTTTCAGTGTAGATTTTGTTCAATCTGAATTTTATGGTCCACTTAACTATGATGTCCATCATCAAGACATGGCCAGAAAATGGAACAGCAGATACCCTATTCAAAAATCACCAG TTCTTGCATTTACCGGGGCCCCTGCAAGTTTTCCAGTTCAGCAAGAAAACGTTGGACTGCATAAATACCTTAAATGGAGTCGGCGAATTGTCGACCGGGCAGTTAACTTTATCCGCAATGTACTTCCTATCGGAGCATTTGTTGGTATTCACTTGCGGAATGGCGTTGACTGG ACTAGAGCTTGCGAGCATTTGGAACATAGCCCCAACTTATTTTCTGCTCCTCAGTGTTTGGGTTACCGCAACGAGTTGGGAATTGCATCGCAAGAAATGTGCTTCCCTCCGCACGATTTAATAGCAAAACAAGTAAAACTTGCTGTGAAAGATTATCACGCAAAATCAGTGTTTGTGTCTTCCGACAACGACCATctcattccttttttgacCAAGGCTTTAAAACGAATGGAG GTTACTGTGCACAAATTAGCAAATCCTGAGCCGCATGTCGATCTGGCCATTTTGGGTCGCGCTAACTACTTCATTGGTAACTGCATTTCATCATTCACAGCTTTCGCCAAACGTGAGCGAGATGTGAATGGTTTGCCGTCTGGCTTTTGGGGATTTCCTCCGAATAGGACTGGAGCAGCCAAACAGAAGCATGAAGAATTATAA
- the LOC124188876 gene encoding peroxisomal targeting signal 2 receptor-like yields the protein MDLVSFPLNDCHGYSVKFSPFIERRIACVASQNYGLSGSGFLFVLDLSPTNHLTLAVQSQWTDGLFDLAFAEDHPDIILTASGDGGIQLWDLKTPEVPKLVWKEHSREVCCLDWNQTRQQQLVLSSSWDRSIKLWDPKGTKSICTFLGHSDLVYNVTWSPHLPNCFASVSGDHTLCIWNSTKSGQPVVKLTAHATEVLACDWSKYDRNVIATGGVDGRIRAWDLRNTTAPCFELIGHEYAVKRLRFSPHQAHLLASCSYDMTTRVWDTRRLQPEVFAHHREFVYGLDFSCLSPDKVADCSWDRTVSIYTPPSVLNTE from the exons ATGGATCTTGTATCTTTTCCTCTAAACGACTGCCATGGTTATTCCGTTAAATTTTCACCTTTTATTGAACGAAGAATTGCCTGTGTAGCTTCTCAAAATTATGGACTGTCAG GATCTGGATTTCTCTTCGTTCTTGATTTAAGTCCTACCAACCACTTGACATTAGCAGTTCAGAGTCAATGGACTGATGGGCTTTTCGATTTAGCATTTGCTGAAGATCACCCAGATATAATCCTTACAGCATCAGGTGATGGAGGAATCCAATTGTGGGATCTTAAAACTCCAGAA GTGCCAAAACTTGTGTGGAAAGAACACTCAAGGGAAGTGTGTTGTCTAGACTGGAATCAAACCAGACAACAACAGCTAGTTCTGAGCTCTTCATGGGACAGAAGCATAAAACTA TGGGATCCTAAGGGTACAAAGAGCATTTGCACTTTTTTGGGTCATTCTGATCTAGTCTACAATGTAACTTGGTCCCCACATTTACCAAATTGCTTTGCATCTGTCTCAG GGGATCATACTCTATGTATCTGGAATAGCACTAAATCAGGTCAGCCTGTAGTCAAATTAACAGCTCATGCCACAGAAGTATTAGCGTGTGACTGGTCAAAATATGACCGGAACGTCATCGCAACTGGAGGAGTAGATGGCAGGATTAGAGCTTGGGATTTAAGGAATACCACTGCTCCATGCTTTGAACTAATC GGGCATGAGTATGCTGTGAAAAGATTGCGCTTTTCGCCCCATCAAGCGCACCTTTTGGCTTCGTGCTCTTACGACATGACCACGCGTGTCTGGGATACACGCCGCCTTCAGCCAGAAGTTTTTGCACATCACCGCGAATTTGTCTATGGACTCGACTTCAGCTGCCTGTCACCTGATAAAGTAGCTGACTGTTCCTGGGATCGCACAGTATCCATCTACACACCTCCATCTGTGTTGAACACtgaatag
- the LOC124188875 gene encoding mannose-1-phosphate guanyltransferase beta-like isoform X1: protein MGGKDVKLGTMKALILVGGYGTRLRPLTLSRPKPLVEFANKPMLMHQIEALLEAGVTQVVLAVSYRAEQMESELRAETDKLGITLTFSHETEPLGTAGPLALAKDILASGDEPFFVLNSDVICDFPFKEMVDFHKAHGKEGTIVVTKVEEPSKYGVVVYSDHGRIEKFVEKPTEFVSNKINAGMYIFNPSIMKRIELRPMSIEKEVFPCMAKDADLFAYELQGFWMDVGQPKDFITGTTLYLKSVREKNPDMLYSGPGAVGNSLVDPTAVIGANCRIGPNVVIGPGVVIEDGVCVKRCTILRDATIKSHSWLDSCIVGWKCVVGRWVRLENVTVLGEDVIVKDEIYINGGKVLPHKAISDSVPEPQIIM from the exons ATGGGAGGAAaag atgtTAAACTTGGTACAATGAAGGCACTTATTCTTGTTGGAGGTTATGGAACTCGCCTACGTCCACTCACTCTTAGCAGGCCTAAGCCTCTTGTTGAGTTTGCTAATAAACCAATGCTGATGCATCAGATTGAGGCTTTGCTCGAAGCAGGGGTCACTCAGGTTGTTTTGGCCGTCTCGTACAGAGCTGAGCAAATGGAGAGTGAATTAAGGGCTGAAACAGACaaa TTGGGAATCACGCTCACGTTTTCTCACGAGACTGAGCCGCTAGGAACCGCCGGACCTTTAGCTCTTGCCAAGGATATTCTTGCCTCCGGCGATGAACCATTCTTCGTTCTTAATTCTGATGTTATTTGTGACTTTCCGTTCAAAGAGATGGTGGATTTCCATAAAGCACATGGAAAAGAAGGCACTATAGTG GTAACCAAAGTGGAAGAGCCTTCGAAATATGGTGTAGTTGTCTACAGCGATCATGGCcgtattgaaaaatttgtggAAAAACCAACCGAGtttgtttcaaacaaaatcaacgCCGGAATGTACATCTTTAACCCATCTATTATGAAGCGCATTGAA TTGCGACCGATGagtatagaaaaagaagtattCCCGTGCATGGCAAAAGACGCCGATTTGTTCGCTTACGAGTTGCAAGGATTCTGGATGGATGTTGGACAGCCGAAGGATTTCATCACAGGCACAACCCTTTACTTGAAGTCAGTTCGTGAAAAGAACCCTGATATGCTGTATTCGGGGCCAGGTGCCGTCGGCAACTCATTGGTAGATCCGACTGCTGTCATTGGTGCAAACTGCAGAATAGGTCCAAACGTCGTTATTGGTCCAGGAGTCGTAATTGAAGATGGTGTTTGTGTCAAGCGTTGCACTATCCTACGCGATGCTACAATTAAATCTCATTCATGGCTAGATTCTTGCATTGTTGGATGGAAATGCGTCGTCGGACGATGG GTGCGACTGGAAAATGTGACAGTTTTGGGCGAGGACGTCATCGTTAAGGATGAGATCTACATCAATGGTGGTAAAGTTCTTCCGCATAAAGCCATATCTGATTCTGTCCCGGAGCCACAAATTATTATGTGA
- the LOC124188875 gene encoding mannose-1-phosphate guanyltransferase beta-like isoform X2 codes for MKALILVGGYGTRLRPLTLSRPKPLVEFANKPMLMHQIEALLEAGVTQVVLAVSYRAEQMESELRAETDKLGITLTFSHETEPLGTAGPLALAKDILASGDEPFFVLNSDVICDFPFKEMVDFHKAHGKEGTIVVTKVEEPSKYGVVVYSDHGRIEKFVEKPTEFVSNKINAGMYIFNPSIMKRIELRPMSIEKEVFPCMAKDADLFAYELQGFWMDVGQPKDFITGTTLYLKSVREKNPDMLYSGPGAVGNSLVDPTAVIGANCRIGPNVVIGPGVVIEDGVCVKRCTILRDATIKSHSWLDSCIVGWKCVVGRWVRLENVTVLGEDVIVKDEIYINGGKVLPHKAISDSVPEPQIIM; via the exons ATGAAGGCACTTATTCTTGTTGGAGGTTATGGAACTCGCCTACGTCCACTCACTCTTAGCAGGCCTAAGCCTCTTGTTGAGTTTGCTAATAAACCAATGCTGATGCATCAGATTGAGGCTTTGCTCGAAGCAGGGGTCACTCAGGTTGTTTTGGCCGTCTCGTACAGAGCTGAGCAAATGGAGAGTGAATTAAGGGCTGAAACAGACaaa TTGGGAATCACGCTCACGTTTTCTCACGAGACTGAGCCGCTAGGAACCGCCGGACCTTTAGCTCTTGCCAAGGATATTCTTGCCTCCGGCGATGAACCATTCTTCGTTCTTAATTCTGATGTTATTTGTGACTTTCCGTTCAAAGAGATGGTGGATTTCCATAAAGCACATGGAAAAGAAGGCACTATAGTG GTAACCAAAGTGGAAGAGCCTTCGAAATATGGTGTAGTTGTCTACAGCGATCATGGCcgtattgaaaaatttgtggAAAAACCAACCGAGtttgtttcaaacaaaatcaacgCCGGAATGTACATCTTTAACCCATCTATTATGAAGCGCATTGAA TTGCGACCGATGagtatagaaaaagaagtattCCCGTGCATGGCAAAAGACGCCGATTTGTTCGCTTACGAGTTGCAAGGATTCTGGATGGATGTTGGACAGCCGAAGGATTTCATCACAGGCACAACCCTTTACTTGAAGTCAGTTCGTGAAAAGAACCCTGATATGCTGTATTCGGGGCCAGGTGCCGTCGGCAACTCATTGGTAGATCCGACTGCTGTCATTGGTGCAAACTGCAGAATAGGTCCAAACGTCGTTATTGGTCCAGGAGTCGTAATTGAAGATGGTGTTTGTGTCAAGCGTTGCACTATCCTACGCGATGCTACAATTAAATCTCATTCATGGCTAGATTCTTGCATTGTTGGATGGAAATGCGTCGTCGGACGATGG GTGCGACTGGAAAATGTGACAGTTTTGGGCGAGGACGTCATCGTTAAGGATGAGATCTACATCAATGGTGGTAAAGTTCTTCCGCATAAAGCCATATCTGATTCTGTCCCGGAGCCACAAATTATTATGTGA